The DNA region TGCCATCGCTCCAGCACACGAGGTGGTTCTCGGCTTTCTCTACAACATGGGACTCATGCTCCTCATGTTCACCTCAGGCGCCGAGACGAAGGGTTTGTTCCAACGCAGCGATCGGCGCGAAATCGCCTGGCTCGGGTCGGTGGGGACCGGCCTTCCGTTCGTTCTTGCCCTTGCGGCCGCTCCCTTTTTGCCCTTGTATCTATTGGCGGGCACAGCCCGGAACCGCGTCTCACTGCTGCTGGTCGTCGGCATTGCCGTGGCCGTAACTTCGATTCCGGTTATCTCGCGCATACTGCACGATCTTAAGATTCTGCACACGCGCTTCGCTCGACTTGTGCTTGGCGTCGCCGTTCTGGAAGACATCGCCCTCTGGGCGGTGCTCGCCATCGCGACGGCGCTCGCCGCATCATCCACCATTCCGCAGGCAGAAATCGTGCAGCATGTCGTAGCGACCCTGGTGTACTTCGCGCTGGGATTGACCGTTGCTCCGCGACTACTGAAACGGCTGAACCGCGCGCGCTGGAACATCCTTGCCAAGGCTTCTCCGGTTGGCTACGTCGTCGTGGTTCTGCTGGCATATGCGGCAGTTGCGGCTGCTCTCGATGTCTCCCTTGTGTTCGCTGCGTTTCTGGCAGGCTTTGGCATGGCGGCCGATGCCGAACGCATGGCCGACTCTCTCGACTCGCTCAAGACATTCTCCTTCGCCGTCTTCATCCCGCTGTACTTCGCCGTCGTCGGATACCGCCTCGATCTCAGCAGGAGCTTTTCGCTTTCCATGCTCGCCGTGTTCCTCCTCCTGGCGTGCGC from Clostridia bacterium includes:
- a CDS encoding cation:proton antiporter, which codes for MSNADFGTLTLQLFLLIAAAHLLGHVFTRLRQPRVIGEILAGVLLGPSTLGHFAPAVAAAVFPGGTGNAIAPAHEVVLGFLYNMGLMLLMFTSGAETKGLFQRSDRREIAWLGSVGTGLPFVLALAAAPFLPLYLLAGTARNRVSLLLVVGIAVAVTSIPVISRILHDLKILHTRFARLVLGVAVLEDIALWAVLAIATALAASSTIPQAEIVQHVVATLVYFALGLTVAPRLLKRLNRARWNILAKASPVGYVVVVLLAYAAVAAALDVSLVFAAFLAGFGMAADAERMADSLDSLKTFSFAVFIPLYFAVVGYRLDLSRSFSLSMLAVFLLLACAVKLFSAGLGAKLAGFGWRDTVNLAVATNARGGPGIVLASVAYDAGVINAAFYTTLVLVAVITSQAAGFWLEYVLRKGWPLLSSQQAEVAIEPGESAASDKIAA